A window from Synechococcus sp. RSCCF101 encodes these proteins:
- a CDS encoding Mrp/NBP35 family ATP-binding protein translates to MTESGESLVQRAQNALQAITDAGSGRSAVELGWLQQLRVTPPRAVVRLSLPGYAASQRDRLAGETRARLTALDGIDSVQIELGDPPAAAPIGQAGHGPSGGPAGVPARQPIEGVGTIIAVSSGKGGVGKSTVAVNLACALALQGKRVGLLDADIYGPNAPTMLGVADRTPEVSGGDAQILEPIECCGIGMVSMGLLIDDHQPVIWRGPMLNGIIRQFLYQVNWGQRDVLVVDLPPGTGDAQLTLAQAVPMAGVVIVTTPQQVSLQDARRGLAMFRQLGVHVLGVVENMSSFIPPDLPDRRYPIFGSGGGATLASEAGVPLLAQLPIEMPLMEGGDRGLPVVIAQPDSASARAFADLARTVLAGRAAAAV, encoded by the coding sequence TTGACGGAGTCCGGTGAATCCCTCGTCCAGCGCGCCCAGAACGCCCTCCAGGCGATCACCGACGCCGGAAGCGGCCGCAGCGCTGTCGAGCTGGGCTGGCTGCAGCAGCTGCGAGTGACCCCGCCGCGGGCCGTGGTCCGTCTCTCCCTGCCCGGCTACGCCGCCAGCCAGCGCGACCGCCTCGCCGGTGAGACCCGCGCCCGGCTCACCGCTCTCGATGGCATCGACTCGGTTCAGATCGAGCTCGGCGACCCGCCAGCCGCCGCACCGATCGGCCAGGCCGGTCATGGGCCCTCCGGCGGCCCGGCCGGGGTCCCGGCCCGACAACCGATCGAGGGCGTGGGCACGATCATCGCCGTCAGCAGCGGCAAGGGCGGCGTGGGCAAGAGCACGGTGGCCGTGAACCTGGCCTGCGCCCTGGCGCTTCAGGGCAAGCGCGTCGGCCTGCTCGATGCCGACATCTACGGTCCCAACGCTCCCACGATGCTCGGGGTGGCGGACCGGACGCCCGAGGTGAGTGGCGGCGATGCCCAGATTCTCGAACCCATCGAGTGCTGCGGCATCGGGATGGTCTCCATGGGTCTGCTGATCGATGACCACCAGCCGGTGATCTGGAGGGGGCCGATGCTCAACGGCATCATCCGCCAGTTCCTCTATCAGGTGAACTGGGGCCAGCGCGACGTGCTCGTTGTGGACCTGCCGCCCGGCACGGGCGATGCCCAGCTCACCCTGGCCCAGGCCGTACCGATGGCCGGCGTGGTGATCGTGACCACTCCGCAGCAGGTGTCTCTTCAGGATGCCCGCCGCGGGCTGGCCATGTTCCGCCAGCTCGGGGTGCACGTGCTCGGCGTCGTTGAGAACATGAGCAGCTTCATCCCCCCCGATCTGCCCGATCGTCGCTACCCGATCTTCGGAAGCGGAGGTGGGGCGACGCTCGCCTCGGAAGCCGGCGTACCGCTGCTGGCGCAGCTGCCGATCGAGATGCCGCTGATGGAAGGCGGCGACCGGGGTCTGCCGGTGGTGATCGCCCAGCCGGACTCGGCGAGTGCACGGGCCTTCGCCGATCTGGCCCGCACCGTCCTGGCCGGCCGTGCCGCCGCGGCGGTCTGA
- a CDS encoding anthranilate synthase component I family protein, producing the protein MSSPDRALFLKRLTAGDTFIPIAHRWPADLETPLTTWLKVRREGSCGVLLESVEGGETLGRWSTVAVDPLWIAEARGDGLEQRWRDGRRRRLTGNPFDLLRELLGAYRTGPQPDLPALGQLFGFWGYELIRWIEPTVPVHDRPGSAPPDGCWMLADSLLIFDQVKRQITAVAYADVSDGQDPDRAYSGALERIATLERAMQAPLPPVRPLAWSQTPQRQPAISVNRSREDFEAAVQQARAHIAAGDVFQLVLSQKLSASVSHEPLDLYRSLRMVNPSPYMAFFDFGSWCLIGSSPEVMVKAAPGPAGVKASLRPIAGTRPRGASPEEDERLEEDLLADPKERAEHVMLVDLGRNDLGRVCRPGSVRVQDLMVIERYSHVMHIVSEVEGWLADGLDIWDLLMASFPAGTVSGAPKIRAMQLIHALEPEARGPYSGVYGSVDLAGAINTAITIRTMVVQRDAPGTWRVQVQAGAGLVADSRPDAEYEETLNKARALLTSLACLASPAGGERAGTPETTPTP; encoded by the coding sequence ATGAGCTCCCCCGACCGCGCGCTGTTCCTCAAAAGGCTGACGGCGGGGGACACCTTCATCCCGATCGCCCACCGCTGGCCGGCGGATCTGGAGACGCCGCTCACCACCTGGCTGAAGGTGCGGCGCGAAGGCAGCTGCGGCGTTCTGCTGGAGTCGGTGGAGGGGGGCGAGACCCTCGGCCGCTGGAGCACGGTCGCGGTGGATCCGCTCTGGATCGCCGAAGCCCGGGGCGATGGACTGGAGCAGCGCTGGCGCGATGGACGGCGCCGCCGCCTCACGGGCAATCCCTTCGATCTGCTGCGCGAGCTCCTGGGTGCCTACCGCACCGGACCGCAGCCCGACCTGCCGGCGCTGGGCCAGCTGTTCGGCTTCTGGGGCTATGAGCTGATCCGCTGGATCGAACCGACGGTTCCGGTGCACGATCGCCCCGGGTCCGCCCCGCCCGACGGCTGCTGGATGCTCGCCGACAGTCTGCTGATCTTCGATCAGGTGAAGCGGCAGATCACGGCGGTGGCCTACGCCGATGTCAGCGACGGGCAGGATCCCGACCGGGCCTACAGCGGTGCACTGGAGCGCATCGCCACCCTGGAGCGGGCCATGCAGGCCCCCCTGCCGCCGGTGCGGCCACTGGCCTGGTCCCAGACGCCCCAGCGGCAGCCGGCCATCAGCGTCAACCGCAGCCGCGAGGATTTCGAGGCGGCGGTGCAGCAGGCGCGTGCTCACATCGCAGCCGGCGATGTGTTCCAGCTGGTGCTCAGCCAGAAGCTCAGCGCCAGCGTCAGCCACGAACCGCTGGACCTCTACCGCAGCCTGCGGATGGTGAATCCATCGCCCTACATGGCCTTCTTCGATTTCGGCTCCTGGTGCCTGATCGGATCGAGCCCCGAGGTCATGGTCAAGGCCGCGCCGGGCCCGGCAGGCGTGAAGGCCAGCCTGCGCCCCATCGCCGGCACCCGGCCGAGAGGCGCCTCCCCCGAGGAGGACGAGCGCCTGGAGGAGGATCTGCTCGCGGACCCGAAGGAACGCGCCGAGCACGTGATGCTGGTGGATCTGGGGCGCAACGACCTGGGCCGGGTCTGCCGCCCCGGCAGCGTGCGGGTGCAGGACCTGATGGTGATCGAGCGCTACTCCCACGTGATGCACATCGTGAGCGAGGTGGAGGGATGGCTCGCCGATGGCCTCGACATCTGGGACCTGCTCATGGCCTCCTTCCCCGCCGGCACCGTGAGCGGGGCACCCAAGATCCGGGCGATGCAGCTCATTCACGCCCTGGAGCCCGAGGCCCGTGGTCCCTATTCGGGGGTCTACGGCTCGGTGGATCTGGCCGGCGCCATCAACACCGCGATCACGATCCGCACGATGGTGGTTCAGCGTGACGCCCCCGGGACCTGGCGCGTGCAGGTTCAGGCGGGCGCCGGGCTGGTGGCGGATTCCAGGCCCGATGCAGAGTACGAGGAGACCCTCAACAAGGCGCGGGCCCTGCTCACATCGCTGGCCTGCCTGGCCTCCCCCGCCGGCGGCGAGCGCGCCGGCACCCCGGAGACCACCCCGACGCCATGA
- a CDS encoding N-acetyltransferase, which yields MIFRVLAPPPALPAPFRLEGETPPEPAELNALLVACGDPDRAGERLARAMAASDWWLSIRDEQEHLAGYVRATSDRALNANLWNLAVEPSLSGRRDLMAVLLHRALTHMRRERAGCSISLSAPPEALETLRSLGFVVDPGGIRAMGLQLRDPARN from the coding sequence ATGATCTTCCGCGTCCTCGCGCCGCCCCCCGCCCTGCCCGCACCCTTCCGGCTCGAGGGGGAGACGCCGCCGGAGCCGGCGGAGCTCAACGCGCTGCTGGTGGCCTGCGGCGACCCGGACCGAGCCGGAGAGCGGCTGGCGAGGGCCATGGCGGCCAGCGACTGGTGGTTGTCGATCCGTGATGAGCAGGAGCACCTCGCGGGCTATGTGCGGGCCACCAGCGACCGGGCCCTCAACGCCAATCTCTGGAATCTGGCCGTTGAGCCGAGCCTTTCCGGACGGCGGGACCTGATGGCAGTGCTGCTGCACCGGGCCCTGACCCACATGCGCCGCGAGCGGGCCGGCTGCAGCATCTCGCTCTCGGCGCCACCCGAGGCACTGGAGACGCTGCGGTCCCTCGGCTTCGTGGTGGATCCCGGCGGGATCCGGGCCATGGGCCTTCAGCTCCGCGATCCCGCACGGAACTGA
- the speD gene encoding adenosylmethionine decarboxylase — MKQTLSCLHPHPGWSVDDPSPESGPPLSSPTGALVGKHCILELYDCSSVRLNDESFIAGSLTRAASEAGATLLRLVTHRFEPQGVTGLALLAESHVSIHTWPESGYAAVDVFTCGDHTMPELACAHLREALLAGRYSLRSFLREAPAAVAGSERAPLAPQLQAA, encoded by the coding sequence ATGAAGCAGACACTCAGCTGCCTGCATCCCCACCCGGGATGGAGCGTGGATGATCCGAGCCCCGAGTCCGGGCCCCCTCTCTCCAGCCCCACCGGCGCGTTGGTGGGCAAACACTGCATCCTCGAGCTCTACGACTGTTCATCGGTCCGGCTCAACGACGAATCCTTCATCGCCGGCAGCCTGACCCGGGCGGCCAGCGAGGCCGGAGCCACCCTGCTCCGGCTCGTCACGCATCGGTTCGAACCCCAGGGGGTGACCGGCCTGGCGCTGCTGGCCGAATCCCACGTCTCGATTCACACCTGGCCCGAGTCGGGTTACGCCGCCGTGGACGTGTTCACCTGCGGTGACCACACCATGCCGGAGCTGGCCTGCGCCCACCTGCGCGAGGCGCTGCTGGCCGGCCGCTACTCCCTGCGCAGTTTCCTCAGGGAGGCACCCGCCGCGGTCGCCGGCAGCGAACGGGCTCCTCTGGCCCCGCAGCTGCAGGCCGCCTGA
- the gshA gene encoding glutamate--cysteine ligase encodes MSPSFLLKGFEVELFTGRADGTVVGVSADAARALNGFATEPDQRNLEYITPPDADYRRQLRWLLEPRLALRRWLSERELTVLPGSTLSLGDSSRFVRSNPGNPYHAFIEATYGTRVVTASVHINLGITAMEPLFACCRLLRCEAALFLALSASSPFLDGRSTGAHSQRWLQFPLTPEQVPLFLDHAHYVRWLESMLASGAMRNERHLWTSVRPNGERRPYDLNRLELRICDLVAEPDLLLAITALLELRLLTLLEQGDAHDPLRASRFTPEELAQLADTNDSRAAADSLDAQLVHWQDGRSIRAREWIAQLLAQLAPLAAELGLEGTLAPLEPLLQRGNAAMRWLQAVNGGESIASVLQREIRWLDQRDATLAMGLPGTPSVPLG; translated from the coding sequence ATGAGCCCATCATTTCTGCTCAAGGGGTTCGAGGTCGAGCTCTTCACCGGGCGGGCGGATGGCACCGTCGTGGGCGTGTCCGCCGATGCGGCACGGGCTCTGAACGGGTTCGCCACCGAGCCGGATCAGCGCAATCTCGAGTACATCACCCCTCCGGACGCCGATTACCGGCGCCAGCTCCGCTGGCTGCTGGAACCGCGGCTGGCCCTCAGGCGCTGGCTGAGCGAGCGTGAGCTCACCGTTCTCCCGGGCAGCACCCTCAGCCTGGGCGACAGCAGCCGCTTCGTACGCTCCAACCCCGGCAACCCGTACCACGCCTTCATCGAGGCGACCTACGGCACGCGCGTTGTGACCGCCAGCGTCCACATCAACCTGGGCATCACGGCGATGGAGCCGCTGTTCGCCTGCTGCCGGCTGCTCCGCTGCGAGGCGGCCCTGTTTCTGGCGCTCAGCGCCAGCTCTCCCTTCCTCGACGGCCGCAGCACCGGCGCCCACTCCCAGCGCTGGCTCCAGTTCCCGCTCACCCCCGAACAGGTGCCCCTGTTCCTCGATCACGCCCACTACGTGCGCTGGCTCGAGTCGATGCTCGCCAGCGGGGCCATGCGCAACGAGCGCCATCTCTGGACCTCGGTCCGGCCGAACGGTGAGCGACGGCCCTACGACCTGAATCGGCTCGAGCTGCGCATCTGCGACCTGGTGGCCGAACCGGATCTGCTGCTGGCGATCACGGCCCTGCTGGAACTGCGCCTCCTGACCCTGCTCGAGCAGGGCGATGCGCACGACCCGCTGCGGGCCAGCCGGTTCACACCGGAGGAACTGGCCCAACTGGCCGACACAAACGACAGCCGGGCCGCCGCCGACAGCCTCGACGCCCAGCTGGTGCACTGGCAGGACGGCAGGAGCATCAGAGCCCGCGAGTGGATCGCTCAGCTCCTCGCTCAGCTGGCTCCGCTGGCCGCCGAGCTGGGACTGGAGGGGACCCTGGCCCCACTGGAGCCTCTGCTGCAGCGCGGGAACGCCGCCATGCGCTGGCTGCAGGCCGTGAACGGGGGTGAGAGCATCGCCTCTGTGCTGCAGCGCGAGATCCGCTGGCTGGACCAGCGCGACGCCACCCTGGCGATGGGCCTGCCCGGCACTCCTTCCGTGCCTTTGGGATGA
- the larE gene encoding ATP-dependent sacrificial sulfur transferase LarE, with amino-acid sequence MTGRSGGHPLVEHLEAADLESLRALRDWMLSHDRLCIAYSGGVDSTLVAAIAAEQLGERALAVTGVSPALAEGLRRQAGQQAGWLGIRHREVGTQEWRDPAYSSNPSHRCYACKSELHRVLAAIAGQAGPGAQVVDGVNADDLGEHRPGIAAAREHGVRSPLAELTIRKASVRAISRALGFPWWDKPAQPCLASRFPYGEPISPDGLDRVGRAEALLEERGFRRLRVRSQGDTARIELSPGELARALELWSDSRERAELVTALRGLGFTAVSLDLEGLVSGKLNRSLPGPPGSGGS; translated from the coding sequence ATGACGGGACGCAGCGGCGGGCATCCCCTGGTGGAGCACCTCGAGGCGGCGGACCTGGAGTCGCTGCGGGCCCTGCGCGACTGGATGCTGAGCCACGACCGTCTCTGCATCGCCTACTCCGGTGGGGTCGACAGCACCCTGGTGGCCGCCATCGCCGCCGAGCAGCTGGGGGAGCGGGCCCTGGCTGTTACGGGTGTGTCGCCGGCTCTCGCGGAGGGACTCCGCCGGCAGGCGGGCCAGCAGGCGGGCTGGCTCGGCATCCGCCACCGGGAGGTGGGCACCCAGGAGTGGCGTGATCCGGCCTACAGCAGCAATCCCTCCCACCGCTGTTATGCCTGCAAGAGCGAGCTGCACCGGGTTCTCGCCGCCATCGCCGGGCAGGCCGGCCCCGGAGCGCAGGTGGTGGATGGCGTCAATGCCGACGACCTCGGGGAGCATCGCCCAGGGATCGCCGCCGCGCGCGAGCATGGCGTGAGATCGCCTCTGGCGGAACTGACGATCCGCAAGGCCTCGGTGCGCGCCATCTCGCGCGCCCTGGGCTTCCCCTGGTGGGACAAGCCCGCCCAGCCCTGTCTCGCGTCCCGTTTTCCCTACGGCGAGCCGATCAGCCCGGATGGCCTGGACCGGGTGGGGCGCGCGGAAGCGCTGCTGGAGGAGCGTGGCTTCCGCCGGCTGCGCGTGCGCTCTCAGGGGGACACCGCCCGGATCGAGCTCTCGCCCGGGGAACTGGCCCGGGCCCTGGAGCTGTGGTCCGACAGCCGTGAGCGAGCGGAGCTGGTGACCGCTCTGCGCGGCCTCGGGTTCACGGCTGTGAGCCTGGATCTCGAGGGGCTGGTGAGCGGCAAGCTGAATCGCTCGCTGCCCGGGCCCCCGGGCAGCGGCGGCTCCTGA
- a CDS encoding histidine kinase dimerization/phospho-acceptor domain-containing protein — protein sequence MSSPATLARLRDLMAEGKQEIPGDEDSARRQWWAALGVLQDDYLIPRPPDSGVWLAAPLPALYEPELLAALRGWVWTPSDLSDQWPGAKPMLPGGAGATGGGLRRLALRDEDGTDPVLMLFTSRIQLGLALHGEPGRRGLVIRSDPEILSAALTLLDSRLKEDDPEESTRLREALRDVGAMRSDPELAAGFWPRLSARLAGMAPSVTLQPVLTPASDDGDAARARAAELQLLEALTHEVRTPLATIRTLIRSLLRRSGLDAVVRERLQRIDAECSEQIDRFGLIFHAAELERRPPSPAALARTDLSSLLQQLSPAWAQQLQRRDLTFQLLLAPDLPPVLSDASLLETTLGGLMDRFSRSLRARQLVTLELSPAGDRLKLQLTARDPSPGPSGACAAESSQASAATVGPVLSWSPETGSLHLSQEATQRLFHNLGGRLTERSGQSMVVFFPVADEASVDRLC from the coding sequence GTGAGCAGCCCGGCCACCCTGGCCCGTCTGCGGGACCTGATGGCGGAGGGGAAGCAAGAGATCCCCGGCGATGAGGACAGCGCCCGCCGCCAGTGGTGGGCGGCTCTCGGTGTCCTGCAGGACGACTATCTGATCCCCCGTCCGCCGGACAGCGGCGTCTGGCTGGCGGCGCCCCTGCCGGCTCTCTACGAACCAGAGCTGCTGGCCGCGCTGCGGGGGTGGGTGTGGACCCCATCGGATCTCAGCGACCAGTGGCCCGGAGCGAAACCGATGCTCCCCGGCGGGGCCGGCGCCACCGGCGGCGGTCTGAGGCGACTGGCCCTGCGGGACGAGGACGGCACGGATCCGGTGCTGATGCTGTTCACCAGCCGGATCCAGCTGGGACTGGCCCTGCACGGCGAACCGGGCCGCCGGGGGCTGGTGATCCGCAGTGATCCGGAAATCCTCTCGGCCGCCCTCACCCTGCTGGACTCGCGCCTCAAGGAGGACGACCCTGAGGAATCGACGCGACTGCGGGAGGCCCTGCGGGACGTGGGGGCCATGCGCAGTGACCCGGAGCTGGCGGCGGGGTTCTGGCCCAGGCTCAGCGCTCGCCTGGCCGGCATGGCCCCGAGCGTCACGCTTCAGCCCGTCCTGACGCCCGCATCCGATGACGGCGATGCGGCGCGGGCCAGGGCCGCGGAGCTTCAGCTGCTGGAGGCCCTGACCCATGAGGTGCGCACACCTCTGGCCACGATCCGCACCCTGATCCGCTCCCTGCTGCGCCGCAGCGGTCTGGATGCGGTGGTGCGGGAGCGCCTCCAGCGGATCGACGCCGAATGCAGCGAACAGATCGACCGGTTCGGGCTGATCTTCCATGCCGCGGAGCTGGAACGGAGGCCCCCCAGTCCCGCCGCCCTGGCCCGCACGGACCTCAGCAGCCTGCTGCAGCAGCTCAGTCCGGCCTGGGCCCAGCAGCTGCAGCGGCGTGACCTGACATTCCAGCTCCTGCTGGCACCCGACCTGCCGCCGGTGCTGAGCGACGCCAGCCTGCTCGAGACCACCCTGGGAGGGCTGATGGACCGATTCAGCCGCAGCCTGCGCGCCCGCCAGCTGGTGACGCTGGAACTGAGCCCGGCCGGCGACCGGCTCAAACTGCAGCTCACGGCTCGCGATCCGAGCCCGGGACCGAGTGGAGCCTGTGCCGCGGAGTCCTCCCAGGCGAGCGCCGCGACGGTGGGCCCGGTGCTCAGCTGGAGCCCGGAAACGGGCAGTCTGCACCTGAGTCAGGAGGCGACGCAGCGCCTCTTCCACAACCTCGGCGGCCGGCTCACCGAACGCAGCGGTCAGAGCATGGTGGTGTTCTTCCCTGTGGCCGATGAGGCCAGCGTCGATCGACTTTGTTGA
- the recF gene encoding DNA replication/repair protein RecF gives MQSFRNYGHVSLTIDEPRLLLLGPNGAGKSNLLEAVELMGTLRSHRCSSDGELIGHGQRWARLVGLTDADERLELVLRRRGGRQVRRNDRVLNRQSDLLGHLRCVSFSAMDLDLIRGEPGRRRHWVDGVVLQLEPAYADLLQRQRRLLRQRRRVWQLPMPAADRESLLDALDHQMAMVGGRIRRRRERALSRLDPCLKRWHARLSGALGSLDLHYRTGGDAGSEREEEGPGQPSPREAPDSWEERLLEQLKRQRSLESRLGSPQAGPHRDEISFLLAGRSARRYGSAGQQRTLVLALKLAELELIEAVCGAPPVLVLDDVLAELDLQRQSWLLETAGNGHQCLISATHLAGFDPQWRRQSQLVQVEQGGLRPMGVADVV, from the coding sequence CTGCAGAGCTTCCGCAACTACGGGCACGTCTCCCTCACGATTGACGAACCGCGGCTGCTCCTCCTGGGTCCCAACGGGGCCGGCAAGTCCAACCTGCTGGAAGCGGTGGAACTGATGGGCACGCTTCGCTCCCATCGCTGCAGCAGTGATGGCGAGCTCATCGGCCACGGTCAGCGCTGGGCGCGCCTGGTCGGCCTCACCGACGCCGACGAGCGCCTGGAGCTGGTGCTGCGGCGGCGGGGCGGACGCCAGGTCAGGCGCAACGACCGCGTTCTCAACCGGCAGAGCGATCTGCTCGGCCATCTGCGCTGCGTCAGCTTCAGCGCCATGGATCTCGACCTGATCCGCGGCGAACCGGGTCGGCGCCGGCACTGGGTCGATGGCGTGGTGCTCCAGCTCGAGCCCGCCTACGCCGATCTGCTGCAGCGCCAGCGGCGCCTGCTGCGCCAGCGCCGGCGGGTGTGGCAGCTGCCGATGCCGGCGGCGGACCGGGAGTCGCTGCTCGACGCTCTCGACCATCAGATGGCGATGGTGGGCGGGCGGATCCGACGGCGACGGGAGCGGGCGCTCAGCCGCCTGGATCCCTGCCTGAAGCGGTGGCACGCGCGCCTGAGCGGCGCACTCGGCAGCCTGGATCTGCACTACCGGACCGGCGGGGACGCCGGCAGCGAGCGGGAGGAGGAGGGGCCCGGGCAGCCTTCGCCCCGAGAGGCTCCGGACTCCTGGGAGGAGCGGCTGCTGGAGCAGCTGAAACGGCAGCGCTCCCTGGAGTCGCGGCTCGGCAGCCCCCAGGCCGGTCCCCACCGCGACGAGATCAGCTTTCTGCTGGCCGGCCGCTCGGCCCGGCGGTATGGATCCGCCGGTCAGCAGCGCACACTGGTGCTGGCGCTCAAGCTGGCGGAGCTCGAACTGATCGAAGCGGTGTGCGGTGCACCGCCCGTTCTGGTGCTCGACGACGTGCTGGCGGAGCTGGATCTGCAACGCCAGAGCTGGCTGCTGGAAACGGCCGGGAACGGCCATCAGTGCCTGATCAGCGCCACCCACCTGGCGGGGTTCGATCCGCAGTGGCGGCGGCAGTCCCAGCTGGTGCAGGTGGAGCAGGGCGGACTGAGGCCGATGGGCGTGGCCGATGTGGTGTGA
- a CDS encoding photosystem I reaction center subunit II PsaD — translation MTATALSGQLPQFIGSTGGLLNSAETEEKYAITWTSSSSQTFELPTGGAAIMNQGENIMYFARKEQCLALGTQLRTKFKPRIEDYKIYRIFPGGDTEYLHPKDGVFPEKVNEGRPIVGHNPRRIGANADPSSLKFSGRTPYDS, via the coding sequence ATGACAGCAACGGCGCTGAGCGGTCAACTACCCCAGTTCATCGGCAGCACCGGTGGCCTCCTCAATTCCGCCGAGACGGAGGAGAAGTACGCCATCACCTGGACCAGCTCCTCGAGCCAGACCTTCGAGCTGCCCACGGGCGGCGCGGCGATCATGAACCAGGGCGAGAACATCATGTACTTCGCCCGCAAGGAGCAGTGCCTGGCCCTCGGCACCCAGCTGAGGACCAAGTTCAAGCCCCGGATCGAGGACTACAAGATCTACCGCATCTTCCCGGGTGGCGACACCGAGTATCTGCACCCCAAGGATGGCGTGTTCCCCGAGAAGGTGAACGAGGGGCGTCCCATCGTCGGGCACAATCCACGTCGCATCGGCGCCAACGCCGACCCGTCCAGCCTCAAGTTCAGCGGTCGCACCCCCTACGACAGCTGA
- the rodA gene encoding rod shape-determining protein RodA, translating into MYSRAQSPPGALISRGGRRQRSRGRLARIDWILWGVPVAITLVAGGLIASTQRQADYADWYHHWLTAGVGLILALLLALVPLERLRLLLAPVYAVTLAGLVAVKVAGTTALGAQRWISIGGFHVQPSEFAKVAVILLLAGVLARHPVERPVDLWRPAGVIALPWLLVFLQPDLGSSLVFGALLLVMLFWSGMPLAWVLLLLSPLPAALLAGLLPLSLVVWIPLCGLLAWRTLPWKRLATVLVMLVQGAVALLTPWLWMNVLQDYQRDRLVLFLDPAQDPLGGGYHLLQSKVGIGSGGLTGMGLLQGQLTKLQFIPEQHTDFIFSALGEETGFIGCVLVILGFALLMWRLLQIAGHARTDFESLVVVGVGAMLMFQVVVNIFMTIGLGPVTGIPLPWMSYGRSAMLANFIALGLCGSVARRGRHHASFR; encoded by the coding sequence ATGTACTCCCGCGCCCAGTCGCCGCCCGGGGCCCTGATCTCCAGAGGGGGCCGGCGCCAGCGCTCCCGTGGCCGGCTGGCCCGCATCGACTGGATTCTCTGGGGTGTGCCGGTCGCCATCACCCTGGTGGCTGGCGGCCTGATCGCCAGCACCCAGCGGCAGGCCGATTACGCCGACTGGTACCACCACTGGCTGACGGCCGGGGTCGGGCTGATCCTCGCCCTGCTGCTGGCCCTGGTGCCCCTGGAGCGGCTCAGGCTCCTGCTGGCGCCCGTCTACGCCGTCACCCTGGCCGGACTCGTCGCGGTGAAGGTGGCCGGCACCACGGCCCTCGGCGCCCAGCGCTGGATCAGCATCGGCGGCTTCCACGTGCAGCCCTCCGAATTCGCCAAGGTGGCCGTGATCCTGCTGCTGGCAGGGGTGCTGGCCCGCCATCCCGTCGAACGCCCGGTGGATCTCTGGCGACCGGCAGGGGTGATCGCGCTGCCGTGGCTTCTGGTGTTCCTGCAACCAGATCTGGGCAGCTCCCTGGTCTTCGGGGCCCTGCTGCTGGTGATGCTGTTCTGGTCGGGCATGCCGCTGGCCTGGGTGCTGCTGCTGCTCTCCCCCCTGCCGGCCGCGTTGCTGGCGGGCCTCCTGCCGCTGAGCCTGGTGGTCTGGATTCCTCTCTGCGGCCTGCTGGCCTGGCGGACGCTGCCCTGGAAACGGCTGGCGACGGTGCTGGTGATGCTGGTGCAGGGGGCCGTGGCGCTGCTCACCCCCTGGCTCTGGATGAACGTGCTGCAGGACTATCAGCGCGACCGGCTGGTGCTCTTTCTCGACCCCGCCCAGGACCCTCTCGGCGGCGGCTACCACCTGCTCCAGAGCAAGGTCGGCATCGGCTCCGGCGGCCTGACGGGCATGGGGCTGCTGCAGGGCCAGCTGACCAAGCTGCAGTTCATCCCCGAGCAGCACACCGACTTCATCTTCAGCGCCCTGGGCGAGGAAACCGGCTTCATCGGCTGCGTCCTTGTGATTCTCGGCTTCGCTCTGCTCATGTGGCGCCTCCTGCAGATCGCGGGACATGCCCGCACCGATTTCGAGTCGCTGGTGGTGGTGGGGGTTGGAGCGATGCTGATGTTCCAGGTCGTGGTGAACATCTTCATGACCATCGGTCTCGGACCGGTCACCGGCATTCCGCTTCCATGGATGAGCTACGGGCGCTCCGCCATGCTCGCCAACTTCATCGCCCTGGGGCTGTGCGGATCGGTTGCCCGCCGCGGCCGCCACCACGCCTCCTTCCGGTGA